A window from uncultured Desulfobacter sp. encodes these proteins:
- a CDS encoding tetratricopeptide repeat protein: protein MCLFLLTVLFLFSCKPDLDQLDKDAKNFVESEVTRISSDWQPGVLMASVYPGVRDAFKLQIVNQVFFLYKKLGALHQINDITGQAAITRTLDSGETITGTYQVEAEYANGAAVIHISCIMDNEQWYITGFQVNSPVFNSSQPVSGGPAEEGGEPTDTAALEKEVGDVLAAGDTITIRKNIEKLQMLAKKYEASGSDENLIPILEKILEADATDLSTQFKLATLLAKNGHGTKARQKALQVYNFSEDETLITQAGQFLKDHNFQLPQLPEPAFSHTDIEIVMVPMGDVNMQILDELRVLLQEKLGLNITLLDRNIDPGPWDRMGSEPYLKNVCEQIRKSLSKTQHQAILNDLGITDEALAASEGQSRYIWKYFSLLGDTGKKYREAYYEGLQLRENMPQYLAGNLIERLRATVPFGENNKIKGYMGVTSRGLYCPTCNFLYGSAEWAYGVISYDGFLAAHNNEGDNRPRLVKRLLKQALSTANFMLGIPRCNTPFCARAYPHSLQEHDAKSDDLCPVCQSRLAQFKENRVFKRCAQSLCEQGNDLLKAGKPDAAEKYYRRAQDEAPNASEVYNLMADGYFAVERFDQAINAWQQAYHLNPDNYLYMFNIGVAHYKSGWYQFALDAFSRVLEKKPDDAKALGWSGICYSQMKAYPKAISYLQKAIAIVQKNIDPKDIDWFKYLAACFNQTGRPDQAIHTMEEMVRLFPDDYTGYYYLARQFTGKDHARAIENLRKTIALNAGLAPAYEMLGISLSRDGKPDEAIDIFKQGIAVDGKRASLFNSMGYTYYLKKAHDQALEAYDRALTLKPDFALCHYNKALAHYALGQFPLAASHLKTASSLGYEGAPAFHEAVNKKLGTM from the coding sequence TTGTGTTTATTTTTATTGACGGTTCTTTTTTTGTTTTCATGTAAACCGGATCTGGATCAACTGGACAAGGATGCTAAAAATTTCGTTGAAAGCGAAGTTACCCGGATTTCATCCGATTGGCAGCCGGGTGTGCTTATGGCATCTGTCTATCCCGGCGTCCGGGACGCGTTCAAGCTTCAAATCGTGAATCAGGTTTTTTTCCTTTATAAAAAGCTGGGCGCCCTTCATCAGATCAACGATATTACGGGCCAGGCCGCGATCACCCGGACCTTGGACAGCGGTGAAACAATCACCGGTACCTACCAGGTTGAAGCCGAGTATGCGAACGGGGCAGCCGTGATCCATATTTCCTGCATTATGGACAATGAACAATGGTATATCACCGGTTTCCAGGTCAATTCTCCCGTTTTTAACAGCTCGCAGCCGGTATCTGGCGGACCGGCGGAAGAAGGCGGTGAACCCACTGATACCGCAGCCCTTGAAAAGGAAGTGGGGGATGTACTGGCGGCCGGGGATACGATTACAATACGAAAAAATATTGAAAAATTGCAGATGCTTGCAAAAAAATATGAAGCCTCCGGTTCCGACGAGAATCTTATCCCCATCCTTGAAAAAATTCTTGAGGCGGATGCCACGGATTTGTCCACCCAGTTTAAACTGGCAACCCTTCTTGCAAAAAACGGACATGGGACAAAAGCACGGCAAAAGGCTCTGCAGGTCTATAATTTCTCAGAAGATGAAACACTCATCACCCAGGCCGGGCAGTTTTTAAAAGATCATAATTTCCAGCTGCCCCAGCTGCCGGAACCCGCTTTTTCCCATACGGATATTGAGATTGTGATGGTGCCCATGGGCGATGTGAACATGCAGATTCTTGATGAATTACGTGTTTTGTTACAGGAAAAACTGGGACTTAACATCACACTTTTGGACCGGAATATTGATCCCGGGCCCTGGGACCGTATGGGATCGGAACCGTATTTGAAAAACGTTTGCGAACAGATTCGCAAGTCCCTTTCCAAAACCCAGCACCAGGCCATACTTAACGACCTTGGTATCACAGATGAGGCGCTGGCCGCTTCGGAGGGGCAAAGCCGTTATATATGGAAATACTTCTCCTTGCTGGGGGATACCGGGAAAAAATACCGGGAGGCATATTATGAAGGGTTGCAGCTTCGGGAAAATATGCCGCAGTACCTGGCAGGAAATTTGATTGAGCGTTTAAGAGCGACCGTTCCCTTTGGGGAAAATAATAAGATTAAAGGATACATGGGGGTGACTTCCAGAGGGCTGTATTGTCCCACATGCAATTTCCTTTACGGAAGCGCAGAGTGGGCCTATGGCGTTATCTCCTATGATGGCTTTCTGGCCGCACACAATAATGAAGGGGATAACCGGCCGCGCCTGGTTAAACGGCTTTTGAAACAGGCCTTGTCCACCGCCAATTTCATGCTGGGAATTCCAAGGTGCAATACACCGTTTTGTGCCAGGGCGTATCCCCATTCCCTTCAGGAGCACGATGCTAAATCCGATGATCTTTGTCCGGTGTGCCAATCCCGTCTTGCGCAGTTTAAAGAGAACCGTGTCTTTAAGCGGTGCGCCCAGTCGCTTTGCGAGCAGGGTAATGACCTCTTGAAGGCCGGTAAACCCGATGCCGCTGAAAAATATTACCGGCGCGCACAGGACGAGGCGCCGAATGCTTCCGAAGTGTATAACCTGATGGCAGACGGTTACTTTGCGGTTGAACGTTTTGATCAGGCTATAAATGCATGGCAGCAGGCATATCACCTGAACCCCGACAATTATCTGTATATGTTTAATATAGGGGTGGCCCATTATAAAAGCGGTTGGTATCAATTTGCCCTTGATGCGTTCTCCCGGGTGCTGGAAAAAAAACCGGACGATGCAAAGGCCCTGGGATGGTCGGGGATCTGTTATTCCCAGATGAAAGCGTATCCCAAAGCCATTTCTTACCTGCAAAAAGCCATCGCCATTGTTCAGAAAAATATTGACCCGAAAGATATTGACTGGTTCAAATATTTAGCCGCCTGTTTTAACCAAACCGGCCGGCCCGACCAGGCAATTCACACCATGGAGGAGATGGTCAGGCTGTTTCCCGATGATTATACGGGATATTATTATCTGGCCCGGCAGTTCACGGGCAAAGACCATGCAAGGGCCATTGAAAACCTTAGAAAAACCATCGCGTTGAACGCGGGTCTGGCCCCGGCATATGAAATGCTGGGGATAAGTCTTTCCCGGGACGGCAAGCCGGACGAAGCCATTGACATATTCAAACAGGGGATTGCCGTTGACGGGAAGCGAGCCTCTCTTTTTAATTCCATGGGCTACACCTATTATCTTAAAAAGGCGCATGACCAGGCCCTGGAAGCGTATGACCGGGCATTAACCCTTAAGCCTGACTTCGCACTCTGCCATTATAACAAGGCCCTTGCCCATTATGCCCTTGGGCAGTTTCCCTTGGCTGCGTCTCATTTAAAGACCGCTTCATCCCTGGGATACGAAGGGGCTCCGGCATTCCACGAGGCGGTGAATAAGAAACTTGGCACCATGTAA
- the thiD gene encoding bifunctional hydroxymethylpyrimidine kinase/phosphomethylpyrimidine kinase, which translates to MKTYYRALTIAGSDSGGGAGIQADLKTFSALGVFGMSAITALTAQNSHSVTGIFPVPPEFVGEQIDAVMSDIGTNAVKIGMLHSPEVIEVVAGKLEQWQCPNIVLDPVMISKSGDNLLQDDAVAALKTRLLPLATVITPNLPEASVLLDRTIDTPEKMEDAAVALADLGATNVLVKGGHLTSGPGIDLLYESASKQTTTFTADRVDTKNSHGTGCTLSSAIAAGLARGLDLKTAVAEAKNYITEALKAGADIKTGSGHGPVHHFHALWKKNA; encoded by the coding sequence ATGAAAACATACTATCGCGCATTAACCATCGCAGGGTCCGACAGCGGCGGCGGGGCCGGCATCCAGGCAGATTTGAAAACCTTCAGTGCCCTCGGGGTATTCGGCATGTCCGCCATCACGGCTCTCACCGCCCAGAATAGCCACTCGGTCACAGGTATCTTTCCTGTTCCTCCTGAATTTGTCGGCGAACAAATTGATGCGGTGATGTCGGATATCGGCACCAATGCCGTGAAAATAGGCATGCTGCATTCTCCTGAAGTCATTGAAGTGGTGGCAGGCAAACTTGAACAATGGCAATGCCCCAATATAGTACTCGACCCGGTGATGATCTCCAAATCCGGCGACAATCTGCTGCAGGATGATGCCGTGGCGGCACTGAAAACTCGTCTGCTGCCCCTGGCCACGGTGATTACCCCCAATCTGCCCGAGGCCTCGGTGCTTTTGGACAGAACCATCGACACCCCGGAGAAAATGGAAGACGCAGCCGTGGCCCTGGCAGATCTTGGCGCAACCAATGTGCTGGTCAAGGGCGGGCACCTGACCTCGGGACCGGGCATTGACCTGCTCTATGAATCCGCATCCAAACAGACAACCACCTTCACAGCGGACCGTGTGGACACCAAAAACAGCCATGGGACAGGGTGTACCCTGTCATCAGCCATTGCCGCAGGTCTTGCCCGGGGACTGGATCTGAAAACAGCCGTAGCCGAGGCCAAAAATTATATCACTGAGGCATTAAAGGCCGGGGCCGACATTAAAACCGGTTCAGGACATGGACCGGTTCACCATTTTCATGCGTTGTGGAAAAAGAACGCATAG
- a CDS encoding ABC transporter substrate-binding protein, which translates to MKRYVVLPLIIFFMLCSTALAQKLTLMLDWFPNVDHLPVYLAQESGYFTAQGLDVEIVVPSGTSDALKLAAAGKVDLAVSYQPQTIMAADTGLKVKAVAPLVVKPLTTLMFLDESIKTPADLAGKKIGYTVPGLMDMLLKGFADINGITDYTPVNVGFTILPALASKQVAAVMGPFKTYETVTMAQQGVTAHFFELEKYGIPEYEELIFAAGESTLKTKKEAVHGFVLAVHKALADIKKDPEAALTLYLKALPEVDKETETKAFALTEQYFAAPGQLSDPGKWQHFIDFALKYGLIKNQINPQTLIYNWDN; encoded by the coding sequence ATGAAACGTTATGTTGTTCTGCCACTGATAATCTTTTTTATGCTTTGCAGCACGGCCCTGGCCCAGAAGCTGACACTCATGCTCGACTGGTTTCCCAACGTGGACCATTTGCCCGTCTACCTTGCCCAGGAATCCGGTTATTTTACAGCCCAGGGACTGGACGTTGAGATCGTCGTTCCCTCGGGGACCTCGGATGCCCTGAAACTTGCGGCCGCAGGCAAGGTGGATCTGGCGGTGTCCTATCAGCCCCAGACCATCATGGCGGCGGATACAGGACTCAAGGTGAAAGCCGTGGCACCCCTTGTGGTAAAACCCCTGACCACCTTGATGTTTCTGGATGAATCCATAAAGACACCAGCGGACCTGGCCGGAAAAAAAATCGGATATACCGTACCCGGACTGATGGACATGCTGCTCAAGGGGTTTGCCGATATCAACGGTATCACGGACTATACGCCTGTGAATGTGGGATTCACCATCCTGCCCGCCCTGGCCTCAAAGCAGGTCGCCGCCGTCATGGGACCCTTTAAGACTTATGAAACCGTCACCATGGCCCAGCAAGGCGTTACCGCCCATTTTTTTGAACTGGAAAAATACGGTATCCCGGAATACGAAGAGCTGATTTTCGCGGCGGGTGAATCCACCCTGAAGACAAAAAAAGAGGCGGTACATGGATTTGTCCTGGCGGTCCACAAGGCCCTGGCCGACATAAAAAAGGACCCTGAAGCCGCCCTGACCCTCTACCTTAAGGCCCTGCCCGAGGTGGATAAAGAGACAGAAACCAAAGCCTTTGCCCTGACAGAACAATATTTTGCAGCCCCGGGGCAGCTCAGCGATCCAGGCAAATGGCAGCATTTTATTGATTTTGCCCTGAAATACGGATTGATTAAAAACCAAATCAATCCCCAAACACTGATTTACAACTGGGACAATTAA
- a CDS encoding ABC transporter permease, whose protein sequence is MKWSSTLFPAVLTLAILILWEVLVRVMHIPAFILPPPSVIGLCAVTKAALIWPHTLTTALEIVLGIALALVTSIPLAIFMFARPGIEKGLSPFLVASQAVPVFALAPLIVIWLGYGIWSKVFMAWVIIFFPITVSLLSGLKSCDPDFRMLFTLMGAGFWMKLRRLYWPWALPQFFSGLKVGVTVATIGAVIGEWVGAQKGLGYLMIQSNARLNTDLVFACILWLSAMGLGLWALVGFAEKRMVTWKNT, encoded by the coding sequence ATGAAATGGTCAAGTACGCTTTTTCCGGCAGTGCTCACCCTGGCCATATTAATTCTTTGGGAGGTACTTGTACGGGTCATGCACATCCCGGCATTTATCCTGCCCCCGCCGTCAGTCATCGGCCTTTGTGCGGTAACAAAAGCCGCATTGATATGGCCCCATACCCTGACCACGGCCCTGGAAATTGTACTGGGCATTGCGCTCGCCCTTGTGACCTCCATTCCGCTGGCCATATTCATGTTTGCCCGGCCGGGTATTGAAAAAGGACTTTCCCCATTTCTGGTGGCCTCCCAGGCCGTGCCGGTGTTTGCCCTGGCGCCGTTGATAGTGATCTGGCTGGGGTACGGCATCTGGTCCAAGGTCTTCATGGCCTGGGTCATCATCTTTTTCCCCATTACCGTAAGCCTACTGTCCGGCCTTAAAAGCTGCGACCCTGACTTTAGAATGCTATTCACCCTGATGGGGGCAGGGTTCTGGATGAAACTGCGCCGGCTCTACTGGCCCTGGGCGCTGCCCCAATTTTTTTCAGGCCTTAAAGTGGGCGTTACCGTGGCCACCATCGGCGCAGTCATCGGAGAATGGGTGGGCGCCCAGAAAGGGCTTGGGTATCTGATGATCCAGTCCAATGCCCGGTTGAACACGGACCTGGTCTTTGCCTGCATTCTCTGGCTTTCGGCCATGGGGCTTGGGTTGTGGGCGCTGGTCGGTTTTGCTGAAAAACGAATGGTGACATGGAAGAATACTTAA
- a CDS encoding ABC transporter ATP-binding protein encodes MLEVLGLAKSFDLQAVFKNFSLTLPQGYFTVLVGPSGCGKSTLFDCLTDIIPADQGRLIWQGSTVDHLGSLAAYMQQKDMLLPWLTLEQNSLLPVQAKPRAQRDIKQAKQTLAQIFEKIGLTGFGNHYPYQVSGGMRQRCALARTLMFDRDLVLLDEPLSALDAITRRELQKLLLMLQKEFGKTVLMITHDIEEALTLADEIILLSASPMTMLERFQPTASKPRDFSRPEFMETKARILSRLLTEKEKIQQ; translated from the coding sequence ATGCTTGAAGTCCTGGGTCTTGCCAAGTCATTTGACTTGCAGGCCGTTTTTAAAAATTTTTCTCTGACCCTGCCCCAGGGGTACTTTACAGTGCTGGTGGGCCCGTCCGGGTGCGGGAAGTCCACCCTGTTTGACTGTTTGACCGACATAATTCCCGCTGACCAGGGCCGGCTGATCTGGCAGGGCAGCACCGTTGACCATCTTGGCAGCCTTGCCGCGTATATGCAGCAAAAAGACATGCTGCTGCCCTGGCTGACCCTGGAGCAAAACAGTCTGTTGCCGGTGCAGGCAAAGCCCCGTGCCCAAAGAGACATAAAACAGGCAAAACAGACACTTGCCCAAATTTTCGAAAAAATCGGGCTCACCGGATTCGGGAATCACTATCCCTACCAGGTATCCGGCGGAATGCGCCAGAGATGCGCTTTGGCCCGCACCCTGATGTTCGACCGGGATCTGGTGCTGCTGGACGAACCCCTGTCCGCCCTGGACGCCATCACCCGCCGGGAACTGCAGAAGCTGCTGCTCATGCTGCAAAAGGAGTTCGGCAAGACCGTTCTCATGATCACCCATGACATTGAAGAGGCCCTGACCCTGGCCGATGAGATCATTCTTTTAAGCGCTTCTCCCATGACCATGTTGGAACGATTCCAGCCCACGGCATCCAAACCCAGGGATTTCAGCCGGCCGGAGTTTATGGAGACCAAGGCCCGGATTCTCTCCCGGCTGTTGACCGAAAAGGAGAAGATACAGCAATGA
- the pstS gene encoding phosphate ABC transporter substrate-binding protein PstS has product MKFKSLLNVALSAAVAASFIIAGSATAGSMKITGAGASFPAPIYSEWFKDLAKQTNGDLKVDYQSIGSGSGIKNFIAHTVDFGASDAAMKQSEIDEVPEGVQLLPMTAGEIVIAYNLPGIDNLKLPRDVYPEIFLGKITKWNDTKIVAANPGVTLPDTPITVVVRSDKSGTTFGFTGHLSAISADFNSAVGQGKMVQWPATNMVKGKKNDGVASAIRQTPGAIGYTEYGFAKLTRLPTACLENQAGKFVCPGPEGGAAALANAVLPENMIVFINDPAGDTSYPIATFTWMMFYKKNKTPELAAALRQMVEYCMAEGQKIADKAGYIPLPESVVEKVRAASQNIQ; this is encoded by the coding sequence ATGAAATTCAAATCTTTACTTAATGTTGCGTTATCCGCAGCTGTTGCGGCATCCTTCATAATTGCGGGATCTGCAACTGCAGGTTCAATGAAAATTACAGGAGCCGGCGCGAGCTTTCCTGCACCAATTTACAGCGAATGGTTCAAAGATCTTGCCAAACAAACCAATGGTGATCTCAAAGTGGACTACCAGTCCATCGGTTCCGGTTCCGGCATCAAAAATTTTATTGCCCATACTGTGGATTTCGGTGCCAGTGACGCCGCCATGAAACAAAGCGAAATCGATGAGGTCCCCGAGGGCGTTCAGCTGCTGCCCATGACCGCAGGCGAGATTGTTATCGCCTACAACCTGCCCGGCATTGACAACCTTAAACTGCCCCGGGACGTATACCCGGAAATTTTCCTGGGCAAAATTACCAAATGGAATGATACCAAGATCGTTGCCGCCAACCCCGGCGTAACCCTGCCCGACACCCCCATCACTGTTGTTGTCCGTTCCGATAAATCCGGTACCACCTTTGGTTTCACCGGACATTTAAGCGCCATCTCTGCTGATTTCAATTCTGCTGTTGGCCAGGGAAAAATGGTTCAGTGGCCTGCCACCAACATGGTAAAAGGCAAAAAGAACGATGGTGTAGCCTCCGCCATCCGTCAGACCCCAGGTGCCATCGGTTACACCGAATACGGTTTCGCAAAATTGACCAGACTACCCACCGCCTGCCTGGAAAACCAAGCCGGTAAATTTGTATGCCCCGGACCTGAAGGTGGTGCTGCTGCCCTTGCCAACGCTGTTCTGCCTGAAAATATGATTGTCTTCATCAATGATCCTGCCGGCGATACATCTTACCCCATTGCCACCTTTACCTGGATGATGTTCTACAAAAAGAACAAAACACCTGAATTGGCCGCAGCGCTTCGCCAGATGGTTGAATACTGCATGGCTGAAGGCCAGAAAATTGCAGACAAAGCCGGTTATATTCCCCTGCCTGAAAGTGTCGTAGAAAAAGTTAGAGCCGCTTCGCAGAATATTCAGTAA
- the pstC gene encoding phosphate ABC transporter permease subunit PstC: protein MADNEFLGNVGGRTLSKPPTPGDILFDKAFRFLTRAFTWATIFLLAFIVFKVGGKALPAFPELGLKFLFTSTWDSSQKVFGILPQIWGTLYSSFLALILGGFFGIIIAIFITQDFLPYKVEFALKNIIELLAAIPSVVYGLWGIYVLIPLIRPFTDFLHEYLGWIPFFSTRLSGLGLFPAALVLSIMILPTVAAISQDAFKAIPHKTKEAAFGLGTTRWEAILRVMLPTASGGIFGALVLGFGRALGETMALAMLVGSMPTVTLSFFSPADTIAALLANTFPEAEVGLETGALMYAACVLLLITLIVNVAGAVIVAKATPGGGKR from the coding sequence ATGGCCGACAATGAATTTTTGGGTAATGTCGGTGGCAGAACATTATCCAAACCGCCCACCCCTGGTGACATTCTTTTTGACAAAGCATTCAGGTTCCTGACCCGGGCCTTTACCTGGGCCACCATTTTCCTGCTGGCGTTCATCGTCTTTAAAGTTGGCGGTAAAGCACTGCCGGCGTTTCCCGAACTGGGACTTAAATTCCTGTTCACATCTACCTGGGATTCAAGCCAGAAAGTGTTCGGTATCCTTCCCCAGATATGGGGCACACTCTACAGTTCCTTTCTTGCTCTTATTCTGGGTGGATTTTTCGGAATCATCATTGCCATATTCATTACCCAGGATTTTCTTCCGTATAAAGTTGAATTTGCATTAAAAAATATCATTGAACTGCTTGCCGCCATCCCTAGCGTTGTTTACGGGCTGTGGGGCATTTATGTTCTGATCCCCCTGATCCGGCCGTTTACGGATTTTCTTCACGAGTATTTGGGCTGGATTCCTTTTTTTTCCACTCGGCTTTCGGGTCTGGGCCTTTTTCCGGCAGCACTGGTGCTCTCTATTATGATCCTGCCCACGGTGGCCGCTATTTCCCAGGATGCATTTAAAGCCATTCCCCATAAAACCAAGGAAGCCGCCTTTGGTCTGGGCACCACCCGCTGGGAAGCCATTCTGCGCGTTATGCTGCCCACCGCCTCGGGCGGTATTTTCGGTGCCCTTGTTCTGGGTTTTGGCCGGGCGCTCGGTGAAACCATGGCCCTTGCCATGCTGGTCGGAAGTATGCCCACCGTTACCTTGTCCTTCTTTTCCCCGGCAGACACCATTGCGGCCCTTTTAGCCAACACCTTTCCCGAAGCAGAAGTCGGGCTTGAAACCGGCGCGCTGATGTATGCGGCCTGTGTGCTGCTGCTGATTACCCTGATTGTTAATGTTGCCGGTGCCGTCATTGTTGCCAAGGCAACACCGGGAGGAGGTAAAAGATGA
- the pstA gene encoding phosphate ABC transporter permease PstA, whose amino-acid sequence MKQTDLQLPKLERQPMEPRALKSIVLSAITIVCAVTACIPLFSVLFMLLYRGGKRLTFELFYSLPPGAFDAPGVGGFGNAILGTAFMVGIAGVISIPFGILAAVYLAEFDPHSKVSEIARFCAKTMTGLPSIIAGVFAYAIVVLTMGHYSSWAGGVALSLLMIPTVMLTAEEAIKMVPNPMREAAYGMGCTPAQSLVKIILPVAMPGIITGVVLAVARAAGETAPLLFTALFSESWLAPNDPTASLAVLIYNWSSSPYENLIELAWAASLILVVLVFVLNVVSRAIGGKTKL is encoded by the coding sequence ATGAAGCAGACCGATCTTCAATTACCGAAGCTGGAACGTCAGCCCATGGAGCCAAGAGCGCTTAAGTCAATTGTTTTAAGCGCCATTACCATCGTCTGTGCAGTCACCGCCTGCATCCCTTTATTTTCAGTCCTTTTCATGCTGTTGTATCGTGGCGGTAAGCGGTTGACCTTTGAATTGTTTTATTCCCTGCCTCCGGGCGCCTTTGACGCCCCGGGTGTCGGCGGTTTCGGCAATGCTATTCTGGGTACCGCATTTATGGTGGGCATTGCCGGTGTGATCAGCATTCCTTTTGGAATCCTGGCCGCGGTTTATCTGGCAGAGTTTGACCCCCACAGCAAGGTTTCCGAAATTGCCAGATTCTGCGCAAAAACCATGACCGGTCTGCCCTCTATTATTGCCGGTGTTTTTGCCTATGCCATTGTTGTTTTGACCATGGGGCACTATTCATCCTGGGCCGGGGGCGTGGCCCTTTCCCTGCTGATGATCCCCACCGTCATGCTCACCGCCGAAGAAGCCATTAAAATGGTGCCAAATCCCATGCGTGAAGCCGCCTACGGTATGGGCTGCACCCCTGCCCAGAGCCTGGTCAAGATTATTTTGCCCGTGGCCATGCCGGGCATCATCACGGGTGTTGTTCTTGCCGTGGCCAGGGCTGCCGGAGAAACGGCACCGTTGCTGTTCACAGCCCTTTTCAGCGAAAGCTGGCTGGCCCCCAACGACCCCACAGCATCTTTGGCCGTGTTGATTTACAACTGGTCGTCCAGTCCATACGAAAATCTCATTGAACTGGCCTGGGCTGCATCTCTGATCCTTGTTGTGCTGGTATTTGTCCTCAACGTTGTCAGCCGCGCCATAGGCGGCAAAACCAAACTGTAA
- the pstB gene encoding phosphate ABC transporter ATP-binding protein PstB, whose protein sequence is MEALKEVDANEAYENDLPADVALDCKAEQIFYGDFLAVRDSHVPIKRNQITGFIGPSGCGKSTVLKSINRMNDLIRGFRFIGDVHFHGINIYDSNIDPVSVRRNIGMVFQQPNPFSMSIFDNVAFGLRLNRYKGNMHEKVEKALRGAALWKEVKDKLKNNGLSLSGGQQQRLCIARAIATEPRVLLMDEPCSALDPIATRQIEELMVALKKQFTVAIVTHNMQQAVRVADQTAFFSVDISKGGRTGYLVEMGPTKDLFENPQQDLTKDYLHGEFS, encoded by the coding sequence ATGGAAGCATTAAAAGAAGTTGATGCAAACGAAGCCTATGAAAACGACCTGCCTGCGGATGTGGCACTGGATTGCAAAGCAGAGCAGATTTTTTACGGTGATTTCCTGGCCGTCCGGGATAGTCATGTCCCCATAAAAAGAAACCAGATCACCGGCTTTATCGGGCCTTCCGGTTGCGGTAAAAGTACGGTGCTCAAAAGTATCAACCGAATGAATGATTTAATCCGGGGGTTCCGGTTTATTGGTGATGTTCATTTCCACGGTATCAATATTTATGACAGCAATATAGACCCTGTGTCGGTGCGCCGGAATATCGGCATGGTGTTCCAACAGCCCAACCCGTTTTCTATGTCTATCTTTGACAACGTAGCCTTTGGCCTGCGCCTTAACCGGTATAAAGGGAACATGCACGAAAAGGTTGAAAAGGCGCTTCGGGGAGCGGCCCTGTGGAAAGAGGTCAAGGATAAACTTAAAAACAATGGTCTTTCCCTTTCAGGCGGCCAGCAGCAGCGTCTTTGCATTGCACGGGCCATTGCCACAGAGCCCCGGGTGCTTCTCATGGACGAACCCTGCTCGGCACTGGACCCCATTGCCACCCGCCAGATAGAAGAGCTGATGGTGGCTTTGAAAAAACAGTTCACCGTTGCCATTGTAACCCACAATATGCAGCAGGCAGTCCGTGTGGCGGATCAGACCGCTTTTTTTTCCGTGGACATCTCCAAAGGCGGTCGTACCGGTTACCTTGTTGAAATGGGTCCCACCAAAGACCTGTTTGAAAATCCCCAGCAAGACCTGACCAAAGATTACCTGCACGGCGAATTTTCCTGA